The Flavobacterium sp. 140616W15 sequence CAAGACATTCTAGATTTATTAAAAAACGAAGAGTTAAGCTCCAGAGACATACAGACTCGAACTAATAGTACCGCTGATGACGTTGTTCATACATTACAAGAATTATTAGAAGAGAATCACATTATAATAAAACCGAATAATAAATACACTTTAAAATCATAATGGAAAAATTAAGAATCATATTTATGGGGACTCCCGAATTTGCTGTTGGAATTCTGGACACTATAATAAAGAACAATTATAATGTTGTTGGTGTTATTACTGCAGCAGACAAACCAGCTGGTCGTGGTCAAAAAATAAAATATTCGGCTGTAAAAGAATATGCATTAGCTAATAATCTTAATTTATTACAACCTACTAATTTAAAAGACGAAGTCTTTTTATCTGAATTAAAAGCCCTGAATGCTAATTTACAAATTGTAGTAGCTTTTAGAATGCTTCCAAAAGTTGTATGGGAGATGCCTTCACTAGGAACTTTTAATCTTCATGCTTCCCTACTTCCTAATTACCGTGGTGCAGCCCCTATTAACTGGGCTATAATAAATGGAGAAACAAAAACTGGTGTTACTACCTTTTTTATAGATGATAAAATCGATACTGGAGCTATGATACTTAGTTCTGAAATAGAAATTGAACCTTCCGAAAACGCAGGACAACTTCATGACCGATTAATGCATTTAGGAAGCAAAACTGTTATTGAAACATTACAAGCAATTGAAGCTGGAAATGTAACTACAATAATTCAGGAAGAATCTGCAGAAATTAAAACTGCCTACAAGCTAAACAAGGAAAATTGCAAGATTGACTGGACAAAACCAGCATCAACAATCAATAATTTAATAAGAGGATTAAGTCCTTATCCAGCTTCTTGGTGTTTCTTAAAAGACCAAAGTGAAGAATTAAGCATAAAAATATATGAAGCAAAGCCTATTTTCGAAACGCATGATCTTCCAATTGGTAGCCTAATTAGCACCAAAAAGGAGATTAAAATTGCAGTTGCTGATGGTTATATTCAATTATTGAGTTTGCAATTACCAGGGAAAAAACGAATGACCGTTGCAGAATTGCTAAATGGGATCACTTTTTCTGACAAGGCAAAAGTGTACTAACATCAACAAAATAAGGCTACTTACTAAATTTAGTGATGTTTTTAGGTGGTTTTATGAACAAAAAAAGCAAGTTATTAACAATTCAAACTAAAATTAAACAAAACGCTTGCAAGGAACGTATTTCCTACTAAATTTGTGTATTGACAATTTTTTTTAACCAACAATTAATAACTAATTATTATGAACAAATCAGAATTAATCGATGCTATTGCTGCTGATGCAGGAATTACAAAAGCTGCAGCAAAATTAGCTTTAGAATCATTTTTAGGAAACGTAGGTGCAACTTTGAAAAAAGGTGGGAGAGTATCATTGGTAGGTTTTGGATCATGGTCAGTATCAGCTAGAGCTGCTAGAGACGGAAGAAACCCTCAGACTGGAAAAACTATTCAAATTGCAGCTAAGAATGTTGTAAAATTTAAAGCAGGAGCTGAATTAGAAAGTGCAGTTAACTAATAACAAGTTACATACGCTTTTAATATAATTAAAACCTTCCATATGGAGGGTTTTTTTTTGCTCTTTGACGATTTTATTTACGATTTTAAAAAATTTATTCTTAAATTTAATAAAAATTGTAACGATATGATTTCAGAAAAATTAAAAAAAGGACACCTACTTATTGCTGAGCCTTCTATAATTGGAGACTTATCATTTAATAGATCAGTGATCTTATTAGCAGATCACAACGAAGAAGGCTCGATAGGTTTCATCATAAATAAGCCACTAAAATACACCATTAATGACTTAATTCCAGAAATCCAGGCCACATTCAGAATCTATAATGGTGGTCCAGTAGAGCAGGATAATCTTTATTTCATCCATAATATACCCGATTTAATCCCAAATAGTATTGAGATTTCAAACGGAATATATTGGGGAGGAGATTTTGAATCCACAAAAGACCTAATTAACAGCGGTGCAATCAACAAGAACAACATACGTTTCTTTTTGGGTTACACTGGCTGGGATGAACATCAATTAGAAACAGAAATGCAGAATAATTCCTGGATTATAGCTGATAATAATTATAAAAATAAAATTATCGGAAAATCACCAACACATTTTTGGAAACAACAAATTATCGAACTAGGAGGAGATTATCTCATTTGGTCTAATGCACCAGAGAATCCGTACCTCAACTAATATTTAAGCAATACTTTCATTAAGTTTTTGCGTTAACACCCCTGATAATTTAGTTGTAAACTCTTTTTTACGGTATTTAGTTATTGGCTGAATTCCTTTTATCACATTAGTAAGAAACAATTCGTCGGCTTTTTGTAAATCAAACGGCGATATTGGTTCTTCTACAACTTCTATGTCACTTAGTTTTTTGGCTAATGCTAGTATTTGCTTACGCATTACTCCATTCAAACATCCTTCAGATACTGGTGGCGTAATTAACTTATTACCTAACAGCATAAACAAATTCCCTTGTAATGCTTCAACAACATTCTTACTATCGTTTAGTAAAATACAATTATCCAGTCCGTTTTCGTTTGCAAAAATACTTCCTGTAACATTTATAATTTTGTTAGTTGTCTTAATTGATGACAATAATTGCTTGGTAACATAAAAATCTTTGTACAAATCAACTTCATATTGATTCTCGCTTACTTGATATTCTTTATTATCTAAGGCAATTGCATGAATTAAGAACGAAACTGTATTATTTTGTGGCAGATAATATCCACCATCATTGCGATATACTGTAATTCTAGCTCTAGCCGAATCAGAAATTGAATTATAATTAAGCAACGAAAGTATTTGTTCTTCTAGATATTCCATTGTAAAGTTCATTGGAATCTCCATTCGAACTACTCGCATTGAAGACATTAGTCTAAAATAATGATCTTCAATAAAAAGAACTTTATTGTTTACTACTTTAAAGGTTTCAAAAACACCATCTCCATATAAAAAAGCGCGATTTTGAATTAGTAAATTGTCGTTCTGTGCTACTATATTTCCGTTAAAATTAATCATAAAAAAACCCTGAATTTTGTTCAGGGCAAATATAAGTTATAAAATAGACTTTTACTAAACTGATCCAATAAGATGTTTAAGATCGGAAATTTGATTTTCCCATAATTGTTTTGCTTCTCCAAGCTCATCTTTTTCGGCAAAATCGACTACCATAAGCGAAACATCTTTAGTTATTTCGTCTACGAGAATATGCAATTCAAAGAAATACTCTGTGTCTTTGCTGCTTTCGTCAACCCATTTGAACTTAACTTTTTCGCCCGTTTTCTTGGATGCTAAACGTGCTTTTTCCTGAGAATCATTCCAGATGAAAGTAAAAAACTCTCCACGCGAGTTTACATTATCTGCAAACCATTCAGATAGTCCTGATGGTGTAGATATATATTGATATAACAACTGCGGAGATGAATTTATAGGAAACTCAATTTCGTAACGTACTTTTAGATCCATGTGCCAGATTTAATTTTTCGGAAATATAAGAATATATCTCCGTAAAAAACAATTTTTTAAAAATATTTTTTTTTCTTCACTTTACGCTTGTCAAATCTAAATTAATTCATATATTTGCACCCGCAATGAGAGACATACTCTTACTGCCAAATGGCGAGATAGCTCAGTTGGTTAGAGCGCAGGATTCATAACCCTGAGGTCCCGAGTTCAAATCTCGGTCTCGCTACCAAAACAAACCCTTAAACAACAATTGTTTAAGGGTTTTTTATTGGGATTAAATTACGAAAATCTTTTACAGAAACTTTAAAATTGAACTATTGAAGTGTGAACGCTACAGAAATTCGAGCATAAAATGATTCTGTTATTCAATTATCTAAGTCGGAATTTGACGTGCTGTATAGGAAATAGAAGAACAATCTTTAAAACGAGTTGCATATCTAAACTTTAAAAATAGAATCCTGAAATTCGACCTTTGATTTAACTCAAATGAATTTGAAAAAAGAAATATTACTTCAGTAACAGAAAAAAACAGTTATCGCTTATTTGATATGAAGTACTTGAGAGAATAAATCATAGAAATAATACAAGAATAGATATCTAAGGAATATTCCAAGTTTTTGAAGAAAATTAAATAATTGCAACCTACTTCATCACTAATGTCAATATTTTAAAAGCAAAGCCAGAGCATAATAAAAGTTATTCCACAAAAGAAGAAGATGCAATCTTCGATTACATGCAGAATAACGCCCCTTAAATGCTCTTATTTGTAAATTTTACACCCTGTAATCCCCTAAGATCAGTTGAGTATTGTAGGCTAACAATAAGCGATATTGATTTAGTTGACAAAAAAATTGACTTAAAACCAAAACAACAAATCAAAAATTCAAGATATTACCTCAAATATTAATTGATGATTTATCCGATTTAAACAAATATGACAAAAATGCTTTTCTTTTTGGACGAAATAATGTTGGGAATTACAGAATCTGAGCATCATATTTTGCGTTTATAGAATAATAAATACGTATTAGTTTACATCATCATTTGAGCAAGCGCTTAAAAAGAGATAAATACCAAGACAAGTAATAATTTTTCATTTTGCAGATTTAGGTTAAAAAGCTTTACATAGTCCACCACGTTTTCAACAGGTAGCACTTGTGCTTTACATGATATTATTGAGAAGGCAATTAAATATATAAATCAATTTATTTTACTGCAAATAATTACACGCAACGGGTTAAACTAATATTACTTACGAAAGAATACGTATATAAACGAATTTTAAAGCATTATCAATCGTTTAATAATACTCAATTTCTCTAGTCCATTTGTACAGATCGACTCCATTTACATTTTTAATAATTTCAATCCAGTTATTTTGACCGTCTAATTTGTAGGTGAAGACAATATGAGATTTATCCATTTTTCTTTTATGGTTATCCGATCTCACAGCATAATCCAGAGTTGCTATTTTATTGTTTTTGTAGAAGTATTTTTCAATTATTGATGCTTGAGAGATTTCTTTATTACAACAATATCTTTCAATCAATCTATCAAAATTATCCCTTTTAAGGTGTAAATAAGTGATAAAACTGGCTCCTCGAGAATATTCTGTAATTCCAATAATACTATCATTTTGATATTTATATATCCGTTCATTTGTTAAGACTGGATTTTGATATTTTTCATCCTCATACAAACCGAATGTTTGGCGTTTAATGAGTCTATTTTTATCATCATATTCGTTGATTAAATCTTTATATGTTCTTCCAACTGAATCTTGCACCCCATAAGAAAAAGATTTATCATTTTCTTTTTTCCAATTATTGGGATTTTTGTACAATCTATATTTTAACTTATCATTTTCCGTATAGTGATACCTATATTCATCAATTACACCATTCTCATCATATTTTTTTAAAAGCATAATTTTCCCGTCTTTATTTTTTTTATAGGTATGAGAAAACGAGTTATAACTTAAATTCTCTCTAATGATATTTTCATCCCCATTATCTGTATAATAATAATTCTCTGTTGCTGTTGAATATTTAGAGGAATCAATTGCACTTATCAATCTCTCTTTTTTATCATAAACATATCGATAAGAATTTATAAAATCATTTTTTTTATCAAACCATATCTCATTTACTACTCTTCTTTTTTTGTCAAAATCTCGTTTGTAATTTAAATAATAGCACAATGGTGAAGAAAACCAAAGGTTACGAAAATTATAAATAGTTGATTGAGGTCCCATAAAACCGTAATGCCCGTAATCGTCATAATACATTAATTGCGGATTTTCTTTTTTAGTTAAAAAAATTACTTTTTCACTTAACCTTTTCACATTCCCATATAAACTATCCTTCAAAATTTGTGATTTTGCATTGTTAGAAATAAGCAGTAGCAACAAAATTGAGTATATTATCTTTCTTTTCATTCTATGATCTTTTTAATAGAAATCCCCAAATCTTTATGACTCGGGGATTGAATGTTTAATTTTTTTAATCTTGTGCTGATTGAATTATTTTAATTCGAATTACTGTAAGATTGCCGTATTTTACTAAATCTTCTTTTGTCCATTCGTATTCTTTTCCTATAGGTCTTTTATCAAAATCCCAGTCAATAGGACCTTCTTTTACATAAACATATAACGAGACACGATCTTCTTTACTTCCTTGTTTTTTTTCTCTTTGCTCGAATGTTGTAAATCTAAAAGAAAAATAGGAATGACCTTCATCATTGCTTCCATAACCTATTTTTATCTCAGGTTTTATTTCCTTAAGTAGATTCTTTAACGGCTTATTAATAAATTGTTGTTCATTTGTTTTTAGTTTAGAAACATCTTTTGTAGTTTGTACCATTTGTTGTGCTTTGCAATTAGTATTTATCAGCAAGAATAGAATTGCAAATGTTTTTATTGTGTTTTTCATTTATAAACAAAGAATTTTGAAATTATATAAATTTTAGCATTAAAAGGTTTTCTATTTAATTCTTACCAATAACTTTGATTCGAATTACTGTAAGATTTCCATACTTTGCTACATCTGCTTTTGTCCATTCATATTCTTTTCCTTTAGGTCTTTTATCAAAATCCCAGTCTAAAGGCTCTTTTACATATACATATAACCCTAATATTTTATCATCTATTGATTTACGACTCAATTCTTCACGAGTTATGAATCTAAAAGAAAAATAAGATGGGGAATCAACAGTACCTAAGACAAATTTTATTTCAGGTTTTATCTGTGCTAGCAAATTTTTAAGGGGTTTGTTTAGAAACAGCTGTTCATTTGTTTTTAATTTATAAGCATCATTAGGCGCTTGTACCAACTGCTGTGCTTTGCAATTAGGATTTATTAATAAAAATAGAATTGCAAATGTTTTTATCATATTTTTCATTTATAAACAAAGGTTTTTAAAACAATTAAAATCCCTGAATCTTTACGACGACCTGGGGAATCTTATATATTTAATCTTCTATTCTTTCAATGACTTTGATTCTAACAACAGTGTAGTTACCATATTTTTCCAAATCTTCTTTTGTCCATATAAACTCTTTTTCTTTTGGTCTTGTACCATTATTCCATTCTTTAATATCTTCCTTTACATATACATATAAACCAATAAGCTTCCTTCCTTTTACTTTTTGTTTTAGTTCTTCTGAGCTTATAAATCTAAAAGAAAAATAGGAAGGCATTTCCAGTGTACCAAAAGCCATTTTTATTTCAGGCTTTATTTGTACTAACAAATTTTTCAATGGCTTATTTATAAACTGTTGTTCATTTATTTTTAATTTAATTGCATCGTTAGGTGTTTGTACCATTTGCTGTGCTTTGCAACTATAGGTTATAAGTAAATATAAAATTGCAAATGTTTTTATTAAGTTTTTCATTTTTAAACAAAGGTTTTTTTTATCTTCTATTCGTTCAATGCTCAATAACTTTGATTGCAACTACAGTAAGGTTACCATATTTCTCTACGTCTTCTTTTGTCCACATTAACTCTTTACCTTTAGGTCTTTCTTCATATTTCCAATCAATTGGAGTTTTTACGTAGACAAAAAGAGATACAGCATCTTCTTTACTTCCCTCATTTTTTTTTCGTTGTTCCAATGTTCTAAATTTAAAACTAAAATAGTAGGGATTATCATTAGTAGCATCTGCTGTTTTAATTTCTGGTTTTATTTCCTTAAGAAGATTTTTTAAAGGTTTATTAATAAATTGTTGCTCATCTGTTTTTAGTTTAGAAACATCTTTTGTATTTTGAACCATTTGTTGCGCTTTGCAGCTATAACTTAGAAGCAAGAATAGAATTGCAAAGGTCTTTATTATATTTTTCATTTATAAACAAAGTTTTTAAAACCATTAAAGTCCCCAAATTTTTACGATCTTGGGAATCTTATATATCTAGTCTTCTATTCTTTCAATAACTTTGATTCTAACTACAGTAAAGTTGCCATATTTTTCAAGGTCTTCTTTTCTCCATTGAAACTCTATTTCTTTTGATCTTTTACCAAGATTCCATTCATCCACAGGCTCTTTCACATATACAAATAAATTTATATGTTTTCTTCCTTTTACGTGTTGTTTTAGTTCTTGTGGGCTTAAAAACATAAAAGAAAAATATGATGGGGTACCTAGAGGATTCAACGTTCCAAAAGCCGTTTTTATCTCAGGTTTTATTTCCTTAAGTAGATTCTTTAACGGCTTATTAATAAATTGTTGTTCATTTATTTTTAATTTAATTACATCGTTAGGTGTTTGTACCATTTGCTGTGCTTTGCAATTAGTATTTATCAGCAAGAATAGAATTGTAAATGTTTTTATTGTATTTTTCATTTGTAAATAAAGTTTTTTAAAACAATTAAAATCCCCAAATCTTTAGAACGAGAATTTATTTAATTTAATATTGCTTCGTTAAAACAGTCTCAGTTAGAGGCATAATTTGCTTAAATCCGCTACAATCGTTTTCATAAATTATTTCCCTTGAAGGTGAGAAAAACAAATTCATTTTTGTATTACTATTATCTTTTAAGAAATCAATCAAGAGAGTGCCTTTTTGTCCACATTTTGCATTTTTGCCAATATAAGTTAAAAAATAAGTGTCCTCTTCAAGATAGTATCCTCTGATTACATAGGGGCTAGAATCTGGTAACGTTCTCGTGTCTTCAATTACTGTCCCATTGCTATTTGTTATGAGATAACGCATTACAAGCTTTTCCTCTGTAAGTCGACCTAAATCCACCGTAATTTTTAAAACTTTAAATTCGTAATTTTTACCATCGTAAGTTCCTTTCCAAGTACCTATAAATTTATCTAAAAGATGATTTACGTCTTTAATAGAAGTAATATTTTTAGGGATGCCGTCTTTTGAATTCACATAGTTCACCACGTTTTCAACAGGTAGTACTTGTGCTTTACATGATATTATTGAGAGAATAATTAATCCTAAAGTTAATATATTTTTCATTTTATAGAATTATAATGAACTCAATTGCTTGACTAATCTTTACCAATTACCCTAATTCTGATTACTGTAAGATTACCGTATTTAGCCACATCTGCTTTTGTCCATTGGTATGCTGTCCCTTTTGGTCTTTCATCAAATTTCCAGTCTAAAGGCTCTTTTACGTATACACATAATATTAAAGGTTTTTTTCCTATTGATATTCCCTTACTAAATTCTTCATTATCTACGAACCTATATACAAAATAGGATGGAGTATCTATATTACCAGATACATTTTTAATTTCAGGTTTTATTTCTTTCAACAGATTTTTTAAAGGCTTGTTAAGGAACTGTTGCTCATTTTCCTTCAATTTATGTGCCTCGTTAGGTGCCTGTACCATTTGTTGTGCTTTACAGCCATAACTTAAAAGCAAGAATAGAATTGCAAATGTTTTTATTGTGTTTTTCATTCTTAAACAAAACCCTTTAAAATCCCCAAATCTTTATGACTCGGGGATTGAATGTTTAATTTGTTTCTACTTAGTTAAAATGATTTCTTTTAAAGGCATAATTTGCTTAAATCCGCTACAATCGTTTTCATAAATTATTTCCCTTGAAGATGAGAAAAACAAATTCATTTTTGTATTACTATTATCTTTTAAGAAATCAATCATGAGAGTACCTTTTTGTCCACACTTTGCATTTTTACCAATATAAGTTAAAAAATAAGTATTCTTTTCAATATAGTTTCCTTTGATTACATAGGGACTAGAATCTGGTAACGCCCTAGTATCTTCAATTACAATCCCATTACTATTTGTTATAAGATAACGCATTACAAGCTTATCTTCTGTAACTCTCCTAGGTTTGGTTGTAATTTTTGAAACTCTAAATTCATAGTTTTTACCATCATAAATTCCTTTCCAAGTGCCAACAAATTTGTCCAATACATTATTGATATCTTTAAAATAAGTAACACTTTCAGGAATACCATCCCTAGAAGATATATAATCAATTTTCTTTTCTATGGGTAAAATTTGTGCTTGACAGGAAAATGTAATTCCTATGAAGAATGTTAA is a genomic window containing:
- a CDS encoding START-like domain-containing protein, translated to MDLKVRYEIEFPINSSPQLLYQYISTPSGLSEWFADNVNSRGEFFTFIWNDSQEKARLASKKTGEKVKFKWVDESSKDTEYFFELHILVDEITKDVSLMVVDFAEKDELGEAKQLWENQISDLKHLIGSV
- the fmt gene encoding methionyl-tRNA formyltransferase yields the protein MEKLRIIFMGTPEFAVGILDTIIKNNYNVVGVITAADKPAGRGQKIKYSAVKEYALANNLNLLQPTNLKDEVFLSELKALNANLQIVVAFRMLPKVVWEMPSLGTFNLHASLLPNYRGAAPINWAIINGETKTGVTTFFIDDKIDTGAMILSSEIEIEPSENAGQLHDRLMHLGSKTVIETLQAIEAGNVTTIIQEESAEIKTAYKLNKENCKIDWTKPASTINNLIRGLSPYPASWCFLKDQSEELSIKIYEAKPIFETHDLPIGSLISTKKEIKIAVADGYIQLLSLQLPGKKRMTVAELLNGITFSDKAKVY
- a CDS encoding aminotransferase class IV translates to MINFNGNIVAQNDNLLIQNRAFLYGDGVFETFKVVNNKVLFIEDHYFRLMSSMRVVRMEIPMNFTMEYLEEQILSLLNYNSISDSARARITVYRNDGGYYLPQNNTVSFLIHAIALDNKEYQVSENQYEVDLYKDFYVTKQLLSSIKTTNKIINVTGSIFANENGLDNCILLNDSKNVVEALQGNLFMLLGNKLITPPVSEGCLNGVMRKQILALAKKLSDIEVVEEPISPFDLQKADELFLTNVIKGIQPITKYRKKEFTTKLSGVLTQKLNESIA
- a CDS encoding HU family DNA-binding protein, with the translated sequence MNKSELIDAIAADAGITKAAAKLALESFLGNVGATLKKGGRVSLVGFGSWSVSARAARDGRNPQTGKTIQIAAKNVVKFKAGAELESAVN
- a CDS encoding DUF6705 family protein — translated: MKKMLILTFFIGITFSCQAQILPIEKKIDYISSRDGIPESVTYFKDINNVLDKFVGTWKGIYDGKNYEFRVSKITTKPRRVTEDKLVMRYLITNSNGIVIEDTRALPDSSPYVIKGNYIEKNTYFLTYIGKNAKCGQKGTLMIDFLKDNSNTKMNLFFSSSREIIYENDCSGFKQIMPLKEIILTK
- a CDS encoding DUF6705 family protein — translated: MKNILTLGLIILSIISCKAQVLPVENVVNYVNSKDGIPKNITSIKDVNHLLDKFIGTWKGTYDGKNYEFKVLKITVDLGRLTEEKLVMRYLITNSNGTVIEDTRTLPDSSPYVIRGYYLEEDTYFLTYIGKNAKCGQKGTLLIDFLKDNSNTKMNLFFSPSREIIYENDCSGFKQIMPLTETVLTKQY
- a CDS encoding YqgE/AlgH family protein, translated to MISEKLKKGHLLIAEPSIIGDLSFNRSVILLADHNEEGSIGFIINKPLKYTINDLIPEIQATFRIYNGGPVEQDNLYFIHNIPDLIPNSIEISNGIYWGGDFESTKDLINSGAINKNNIRFFLGYTGWDEHQLETEMQNNSWIIADNNYKNKIIGKSPTHFWKQQIIELGGDYLIWSNAPENPYLN